The following DNA comes from Brachionichthys hirsutus isolate HB-005 unplaced genomic scaffold, CSIRO-AGI_Bhir_v1 contig_832, whole genome shotgun sequence.
CCCTGCTCCTCGTCTCCCTGGCAACATACAATAGAAGTTTACAAAGCACCGGCCTGCCCACTTTTACAAAACGCTATGCTGACAAATGAAGCATTCAGCGTCTCAGGTTCTGAGGAGTGGAGCCGAGGAAAATGAACTAAGCTCTGTTTTCACTGATACAGGTGAGGGAATTTCCTCCTTATAGAGCAATACATTCTGAATAAAAGTGATTCCATGGCTTTGACCGAGTCAAGTTTTCAAAGGAGAGATTATGTTTCCATTGACAGAACACCAAAAGATACTTTATTTTGTGGGTATATGGtcagtaaaaatatatttcttccAGTACTTCTGCTCAAAGTAAACTGTAATATTTGGAAGAGCATTGTACATGTTTCTGGACTGCTGTTACCTTTGGACACTGCGAGGGGTtaaaccagtggtccccaaactacggcctttccatacaacatgagtggggtgggggatcaataatggtatggggtacATTTAAGAGCGgtcattaatttgatattttgtttcctaaaataataataataataatattgacagtggagaatatattaatattctgaagaaaagcattatTCCTTTCATTTGGGACGATCTTAATGATTATTACATAGAaccagaaaggtaatgttccatggacgttttttctgtgacgaacccggaaaggtttatttggttattatttattttattaatagtgttatttatttcccgacttttcttctgtgaagaaaggattatttggtggctgtcagtaaaacaataaatgtaggcacccctgccatcgtcacactttttcAGTACAAACTGACTAAGGAAGGAAAaggttatgtggccctcacaggaaaacgtTTTGGGACCCCTGGGTTAAACTATTACGGagatagaaagaaaataataagaaaagataatgttttagtgtttattttatttgttccctTCTCTGTTTCAGAGTTAACAGCTTCGAGGTTATGGATGCCATCTCTGCCGCCCTGGCTTGTCTTCTGGCGCTTTCTTCTGCTGTGATGCAACCAGGAAAAGGAAATTTCACAATCGTACCGACAGTCACGAACTCTGAGCCGTCTCCTCTGACTAACCAGACACACACTACCACAACGGTGACTTCCCTCAACTCTACTGTTGATGCAACTGGTACATCAAAGCCGACTCCAGTTGCCAGGTCAACACGGCACGATGAAACGGCCGCAAGCCGTTTCCAGGCTTCAGCTTCGACACCAGTCATAACAACACCTCACACTCCATCGTTTACCACAATGACACCAGCGAAACAGTCCGCAGCGGGTCACGCAAGTTCACCCGATACAACAGCAATGACTCTTAATTCATCGGTGACTGTCGACAGGAGCTCGGATTCATCGGACGGAGCCTCACAAGGTAAACAAGCTGTTTTGTGATGTTATTGTTTGCCATATTTTTCTTACCAGCTTTGCAACTAAACTTTTCAGACACGAATATGACCATCCTCTTCAGCATTGTGCTTGGAGTGTTTGCCTTTGGATTGGTTGTGTTCATTttgcacaaatgcaaacataaaatCCAAATGTTGCACGAACCTCTCAACAACTCTGATGATATGGGTAAGACGTCTGTCAAACAGTCATCATTAGCAGTTAAAATGGCCACCGTTTGATTAGTTGTTTTCCCCACAGATGCATTTGTGGCATATGATGACACACTCGTCATTTCTGGAGGGCTTTATGATGGACGCCCCATTTATGAGAACCCACCAGCAGCCTCACAAGACCAATCCCAGCTGCACCTCGAGTTCCTTCACTGAAGACCATCTGAGAAAACCTTCTGAGCTCAGCAAACAGAGACAATAAAGTTTCCTCATCCAACAATTTATACAAGATGCTAACAGTACAGAGAAAAGCGGGCTGAACAGTGAGAAAGGACAACGACACCTTCTCTGGACAGTTTCAGTTGCTTTTAATACTGTCAAATGCTTCCAACTGGAACACAAAGATGTATTGCTATATATTAAGACAGGAATACAGAACTGTCCCGCACAACTTAAACAGTTGAATATTTACTGTCAGAGTGACTCGACTGCCTCCAGACACCAAACAAACCGAACGAGGAACACAATAACTTAATAATGGAACGGAACTTATCCATAACAATCCTTTCAGTGCGTGTTAACACTTACATCTGCCTGTTACAGAAATATGGACGCTTGATAAGGACATAGAACACtcaaacacaataaattaatGGAACAGAACTGATCCATAACAATCCTTTCAGTGCGTGTTAACACTTACATCTGCCTGTTACAGAAATATGGACGCTTGATAAGGACAGAGAACACTCAAACACAATAACTTAATGGAACAGAACTGATCCATAACAATCCTTTCAGTGCATGTTAACACTTACATCTGCCTGTTACAGAAATATGGACGCTTGATAAGGACAGAGAACAGTCAAACATGAAACGTCTTTCATATCGTCCCAGAACTATCTAAGCAAAGATCTTCTCGgtgttctttttcttcttgtcacAACCAGTGACAGAAGTCCAGCCTGCATctctcatcctcttcatcgcagCTACCTTCAAGGAGTTCCCTGGTGATTTCTCACTGACAGTGCTCTGGATATGaatcaaatattaatttaatgaaTTCATTCTTCCTTGTCAACAAATAAAAGGACAACATTTCATTGTAAACTAGCATCACTACAGTTATCTTACCCTTTGAGAGATGTTGTGTTTGGATGAAGGTACCGGTATACTTGCAAAATTCTGTTAAAATGAGAGAAACGCCAGCTCAGACTTCGCTAACACTGGATCATATGAACAACACCAACAGTGTTCATCCTAGAAAGAAAACAGCCGGTGGAAACAAAACTCACCAAGATGTCGTTTTGATCAGAGCTGTCCGACTTGGGATCAAGCTCCATGCTGTTCTTCTCCCAGCAGAATCCCTGGTCAGGAGGTGTTCTTATTCTGTAAGTCTGAGATTCATTTGAAAGAGTAAATGTCAGGAAAAGCCATGAATATTTCATTCGCGTTGGGAAATGTCAGAATGATGAGGTATAGTACTCTGATCTTTGATGTTCCGCCAGCACTGCTTGCTATTTTGAAGGGTTTCAGGGCTTCGCTGTGAATTTTCTatgatgaaaaagaaatgactTTGAACTGAATAAATGCTAGTGTTTTAATCACAGACGGATAAAGCTTTGTTATTGTTTACTACTCGATTAACAGACTCAGCTGTCTACCTTGGTCTTTGGTGCTGCTCCGCGTGAAGCTCTGACGGATTCAGGGTCAAATTCCTTAATATGggacataaaatatatttagcatCATCTCGTAATATCTGAATATACAGGATTGGTTCACTGCTAGCATAGTGTACAATGATAATCTGAATGGGATTAAAGAGGCAGTTTAAAATCTTTACTGAATATGAAAATGTTGTCAATGCAAAATAACCTACTTACAACCTGATTAAGAACATGCAAATACAGTATACTTAATGAGAACTTTGGTGGACTAAACTCACagtcttcctcttttctccaaTAATCCCACCATTGTTGCTGGAAGAGGGGGTTGTCATGGTTCTTGCAAATTTGAACACGTAATTCTTTAAAGCGTTCTCTTTTGGAGTCTCAGAAGATCTCCGTTTTTCAGGGTTTGAGGCCAGTGACTGGAATTTTTAAGAATTATTCTTAGTTAAGGAAAAGTACCACGCGGATCAATGATGGTGTCTTTGTAcatgcacatttttatttacctgCATGTTTGGCCTTTCTGGCAGCGGAGTGATTTTCACTGAGGACATTTCTCTTTTCAGATCAGTTAGCTCAATTTGCCGTCTTTCCTGaaagcaatgaaaaatgtttttaaaagactAAAAGATCTCTCAAAAAGAAGTACAACCTGTTAAAAACCCAAAAATGAACTGatcaacatgaaaacacaccttCTCTGCCACTTCTATCTTCAGCTGTTGCTTCAAATTGTCCATATCCATTTTATGCTTCTCAAGATCCAACTCCTGTTAAGAATTTTGTTTTCGCAGAGTCAGGATAAGATTCATTTATCGCCATTGGTTGTAAGAAAGCATGAATTCATGATACTTCTGCATCGCACCATCGATTTCCTTTGGGAAAAAgtctccatctctttcctcTTTTGCTCATGAAGCTCTGCTGCCTTTTCTTCAACCATTCGGTCATACTGGCTCTAGACACACAACAAGTTCTTTCCATTGCAGCTCGTGTCTGGATGGACACCCACGCTGGTTCAAACAGGAAACCAAACTCTACGGAGACCGTACCTTATGTTTCTCCATCAGTGCCACCATATCTGCTATCTTGTGTTGACACTTGAGCTCCGCGTCCTCCTTGTTCTTGGtggcttctgctgctgcctgtctgaGCAGTTCAACCTGGAAAACAGCATggctttattttaattcttatcCTAAAAGGTTAAACAGGCTGCAAAGTCTCACACGACATTGGTGAAGTAACTTCAGTTTTGACATCGACATATAAGACTGATCTAGACTCAAGCTCCAGAAAAAAATCTCTACTGgtcttccattttctttctatgaagtttctccacctcctcctgaagACTGTtgatctaaaaacaaaaaagaaacgtaCACCCCGCAGGCTATGTCTAAGTTaacattttttataaatattaaaaCCACAAGATAAAAAAACCATCATCACACCACATCTTCAAGTTGACTGCATTTTGcctcctcctttgttttctgttttttcagCACTTCATTCTGAAAGAACAGCAGTGAGATgttagcatatatatatataagtaatCCTGTTGTATATCCACAGGGTCAGTATACACATCTCCCTTTGGTATTTCTCCAGCACTGACATTTTTGTTTCAATTATTTTCCCAAGGTTGCACAGCTAAAACAAACAATTTGTTGTTATAAAGAAAAAGATAAACAAATGAGGACAGCATTCAAAATGTTCACTTTAATCATCACATTTTTCACtaaagctttgatttgtttttatttttctgtaactTCCTTCTGCAGAGAATCAAActacacacaaaaagaacagaacaaatGGCTTCCCTCCTAAGATTTTAATAATTGATTGTTAAGTTGGCATACTCACACCATCTTCAACGTTCTTCTGCAGAGTCTCCCTTTTCAGATATTCCCCATGGATGCTGGTTTTAATGGAGTTTACTTCCTCCCTATTTAATGTAAATCCTGCATTTTGTGGGACTATACAACGTTAAATCTCTAGGTGTCTAAGTTGTAAACTAACCGCAAACATTGGTTTTCTTCTTCCAGTCTCTGAATTTCACTTTTGAGTTTCACAACCTTTTCCCCACTCTGCTGAGAAGTCTAATTTGTTACTCACACATAATGACTAAAAGCCAAACCTGATACACAACTACTGTAAATGTGATCTTATATTCGATTGGATGATTCAAACCTGAACGTTTGCCTCACCATTGCAGAGTGGCTCTTAAACTGCTGCAGAACGGCCGTCTTCTCAGCCTGCAGCTCATCCAGGTTGGATAACAGTTCTTTGTGCTTTATGCTTGGGAAATCACACAGGTTAGAGATGAATACTTCGGCTATAAGCAACCGTTGACAGTATTAAGAATGGCTATGAAGAACGTACTCATGCTGTATGACCTCTTTTCTAAGTTGCTCCATCTGAAAGGTAcattcttcatttcttttcttttcattaagaAACTGCCCCTCCAATTCTTGCACTTGAATCTGAGGGAGTATGAATATGAGATTATGGGCTAACAAAGACAGTTAAACAATAAGTGACGACACTTTACGGTATAGAATATATAGTCGTTGAGTGATAATGTCggcaagaagaaaataaatcatataaaCACCTCTTTTATGGCGTCTTTTTCCTTTAAATCTTCTTGTGCCCTTTCTGCGATTTCACAAGCTTCCTTTAGCAGATTGTTTTCAGCAGAAGTGACTTCTACCTTATtctgtataataaataaaataataatcttgaGCAAACATCCTTAGGTATCTGCATTACACGGGGAATGGTCTGCTGGAGTTACCCTGAATAGCTCAGCCTCTTGAGTTTTCCTGGAAAGCTCAACAGTGAGTTTCTCCACTCTGACATCAGAGACATTGATTTTAGCCTTCATGCTGTCGATAGATTGTAATTTGTAATCCTAAGAACAACATAGTGTGAGTTAGAGTCTTCAAGTTATCTTATGCAGTGATCATGCTATGCTGACATTGATAGATCCAAAGCGTAAAACAGTCGCTACCAGTTCTTCTTCTAGAGTTTTCATCTGCTCGTCTTTCTTTGCACTCTGCTCCATGGTCTCTCCTGTTGATGCaaacattttgctttgctttcacaTAGCAGTAAATATAAACACACGTACACTTACCTAAaagtctgtttctcttttcgAGTTCTTCACCGTTTGCCACAAGTTTATCTTCAAGCTCCTTTTTCCTTAAATTCAAGTCGTAACAGGAACATTGTGGCTTCAGGTAAATGTGTATTTGATCGCTGTTACACATTTTCAGGACTTAATTATACCTCTGTATCTCCAAGGCGACTAAATTCTGTAACTCCAGAATTGTTGTCTGACTCTGCTCCAGCTTCTCCGCTTGTTGACTTTTGAATCTGCTGAGCTCCTCCAAGTTGAAATCTTTACTTTCAATCCTCTCTGCaaattcttttttgttttcttccagcATTGCAGCGACATTGTCACGATTTTTCTGAGGACATCAATTCAAAGTGGGCAGAAAAAGCAGGGGACATATTCACTGACAATCAGGAGACTTTCATCACACTCACCTCAGTTTCTTTACAGCGCTGCTCTGCAGAGTGCAGATCTCGAAGAAGAAATCCCTGTTGTGCTTTTGAGCTCATGAGGAGTTCATATTGTTCATCTGTGAAgttcagaaacatttaaatacttCGTCAAATTTGGTAAATATTTTTCT
Coding sequences within:
- the LOC137914936 gene encoding LOW QUALITY PROTEIN: synaptonemal complex protein 1-like (The sequence of the model RefSeq protein was modified relative to this genomic sequence to represent the inferred CDS: deleted 1 base in 1 codon; substituted 2 bases at 2 genomic stop codons); the protein is MERDRSFNFKLLMPPRLSSGQVSAVLPQGNVENRDITNKMPQGMPIHSTGMVAPTKATGQDLPKMKVVPPLGKEENNCNPGQLYSKLFDEVEKVKRWKAQADSDATQKEKRLQENKRTIETQRIAFQELQFENESLSIKLEDQISENKDLRNKNNATRNLCSILKNTFERSAEKMHLFESEREETHHLFVEYSSHIQKLTTAFESLCIQAEANQEEMQKVKQDLLHSEGLKEKHCHDYNIKEMEVEVLQTKLRDKENELQKILLELQETQNHYRLLQEATNEQYELLMSSKAQQGFLLRDLHSAEQRCKETEKNRDNVAAMLEENKKEFAERIESKDFNLEELSRFKSQQAEKLEQSQTTILELQNLVALEIQRKKELEDKLVANGEELEKRNRLLGETMEQSAKKDEQMKTLEEELDYKLQSIDSMKAKINVSDVRVEKLTVELSRKTQEAELFRNKVEVTSAENNLLKEACEIAERAQEDLKEKDAIKEIQVQELEGQFLNEKKRNEECTFQMEQLRKEVIQHDIKHKELLSNLDELQAEKTAVLQQFKSHSAMVRQTFRFDSQQSGEKVVKLKSEIQRLEEENQCLREEVNSIKTSIHGEYLKRETLQKNVEDGFDSLQKEVTEKXKQIKALVKNLCNLGKIIETKMSVLEKYQRENEVLKKQKTKEEAKCSQLEDVINSLQEEVEKLHRKKMEDQXRFFSELESRSVLYVDVELLRQAAAEATKNKEDAELKCQHKIADMVALMEKHKSQYDRMVEEKAAELHEQKRKEMETFSQRKSMELDLEKHKMDMDNLKQQLKIEVAEKERRQIELTDLKREMSSVKITPLPERPNMQSLASNPEKRRSSETPKENALKNYVFKFARTMTTPSSSNNGGIIGEKRKTEFDPESVRASRGAAPKTKKIHSEALKPFKIASSAGGTSKIRTYRIRTPPDQGFCWEKNSMELDPKSDSSDQNDILNFASIPVPSSKHNISQRSTVSEKSPGNSLKVAAMKRMRDAGWTSVTGCDKKKKNTEKIFA